One Microcaecilia unicolor chromosome 4, aMicUni1.1, whole genome shotgun sequence genomic region harbors:
- the MYL7 gene encoding myosin regulatory light chain 2, atrial isoform, with amino-acid sequence MASRKAVTRNKAAAKRAQRGSSNVFSMFEQSQIQEFKEAFSCIDQNRDGIITKSDLKETYAQLGKMNVKDEELEEMLKEGKGPINFTVFLTLFGEKLNGTDPEDTIVNAFKLLDPNGTGNVHQDELKQLLMTQADKFTAEEVEQTFAVTPIDVAGNIDYKSLCYIITHGDEKEDS; translated from the exons ATG GCCAGCAGAAAAGCGGTGACGCGAAACAAAGCTGCAGCCAAGCGTGCCCAGCGAGGCTCCTCCAACGTGTTCTCCATGTTTGAGCAGTCACAGATCCAGGAGTTCAAGGAG GCATTCAGTTGCATTGATCAGAATCGTGATGGCATTATTACAAAGTCTGATCTGAAGGAGACATACGCACAGCTTG GTAAAATGAACGTGAAGGATGAAGAGCTGGAGGAGATGCTGAAGGAGGGAAAAGGACCTATCAACTTCACAGTCTTTTTAACGCTCTTTGGGGAGAAGCTGAATG GTACCGATCCAGAAGACACAATTGTCAATGCCTTCAAACTCTTGGATCCTAATGGCACTGGCAATGTACACCAGGATGA GTTGAAACAGCTATTGATGACCCAAGCTGATAAGTTCACTGCGGAGGAG GTGGAACAAACGTTTGCAGTGACTCCCATTGATGTGGCAGGAAACATTGATTACAAATCTCTGTGCTACATCATCACTCATGGAGATGAGAAAGAGGATTCTTAA